The Juglans microcarpa x Juglans regia isolate MS1-56 chromosome 2D, Jm3101_v1.0, whole genome shotgun sequence DNA window TCTATTTGGTTTCAATGGTTCATTTAATCTCGGTTGGACCATAGATTCCAGGTCGATTCAACtccatcctctctctctttctcccctccTAGAGACTGGACCAGCCCACAATCTCTTAGCCATCGTCCTCCACATGCGTGATGCACCTCTTTGCTAATGTTATTGGTTGCAAGCTTGTTTTTTCTAGAGCTCATTCCAGTTGTCAATATGTACAGCTTTTTGGATTTGGACCATGATTGAAGTAGAAGTTTCCATTAATATAGACAGAAAAAAAGGGACCAATGGAACAGACATATGCACGTGTGCTAAGGAATTGTAATAGAGAGTGCAAACATCAAAGAATAAAGGCCTAGATGATGATGGAATTAGTGGTGTTGATTAGGGCATTTCCTATGATTCTAAATATATTGCAAAGTTTTAAATGGCTATGGACATGAATGAAAACTTGTGCAAGTCTATGacttccaaaatatatatatatatatatttttaattaggaAATTAAGGATATGAGAACCCGATTTTTGGATATCTTTTACAAGAGATGAAGATAAACCATTATCAAACAAtttgcctcgtttgtttttacagatacgaggagatgagttgagattaaagttaaaagttgaataaaatattgttagaatatatttttttaatattatttttattttaagatttgaaaaagttgaattgtttattctattttgtgtagtaatttaaaaaaattttaatgattagatgagatgagttgtgaaaacaaacataaaaattagCTTTTTGCTAAGCCTGTATATATTGACATTATCATTGTCAAATCAACATGTAACTTGACTTTTGTAAATAATTTGTATAGATATAACAGTTCTCTCAATATTATATCGCAGGATGGATTAATTATTGGACAAATCCGAAAATTATATCTAAAAGTCAGACCTAAAGccaaaataaacttaaaaagccaaaataaataagcaaaaaggagcttattattattaaaaaaaaaaaaaaaaaaagttaggtaGCCGACGCAATCGCTTTCATCGGATTCTCAATCATATAGCCATATTTACTTACCCGAATTAATTTGTCGAGGCCCACTAGGTGATGAAGATGACATGGACCCTTTTGATGATGTACAGCCAATAGGACGAATCCGACTCAGTGAGTCAGTCATTTTCATACCACGTGGCAAATAAAATTCTCTCCTGACTTTCCCCATATAGATATTTAATCCACTTGAGTACATCTTATCATCATTTCCTTTGAATTTTGTGGTCGTAATTGGGTTATGAATGTGAAAGAGAACTCCAAGTCCTTCAGGCTATATATGATGCCGATTTTCTTGACCAATGTCAATTATTCTGAATTTTTCAGAAGTATAAATTAGTTTTACTTTCAACTTAAGATATTTATGCTAATATTatgatagaaaaattttattcataattctcATACTACACAtcagatataattttttaatttttaatttttttctcttatcaaacgtgtgatatatagatgatgagtagaaaaattcaattagtttaagaagaataaaaataaaataaaaataaaaataaatatgtgtgtaatgtatatgaatgatgagtagcaacTCATTATGATAACTATCACtggttttcaaaaatatatgctCGATTACTACaaggaaaatgattatttttgacAAGATATTTGCGATTAGAGTGACTATTTGTGATGAGAATTAACTCATTTTGGtatgaaataatcattttcataataaatagttggctacaaataaacatttttctaataattcttCATTTGGCCTCTTTTGTTTTCACTACttttcttaactcatctcatctaataattacaacttttctaaattttcacataaaataaaataaacaattcaattttttcaaatctcaaaacaaaaataatatttgaaaaatatattttaacaatattttatttaacttttaactttaattttaacttatcttatctcatttatgaaaataaacgaatcttctaaataaatattaggaaactattaactaattgccaaaataattcagaaaaaaattaaacattaattaattgcatAGAATTTTGTGAAAGGAAGGATTTTGTGGGCCATGATTTGGTACTGTTTAGGTGTTCAGGCCCATAAGGAAAGTGATCTTCCTGGACCCCTAGTGTACTTATTGGGCTGGCGTGGAAGGCGCATGTATGTCATAATCAAGAAAAGATAAATATCAATTGTACGTGTTTTGAAAGGGCCACCTGTATTAGTGTGATTGGTCCTGGGCAGCCAAGACAGTTGTCGGTTGCCATCTGTCAACTTCTCGTTATATATATCAAGAAACTGACACTGCCAACTAGCTAGCAACCggctcattattttcttttatttattttttttatatttatatatatatatattatatataatcttaattATTGAGTTCTTGCGTTCGACTAAATAGTACTGTCAATTATGGTctagaaaaaattcaaaaatttgattatgaatCTAACTTCGCTCCAGCTTTGATAAAACGGAGTTGGAgttgatctttgtttttttttaaattttcagttGGATGCGGAGTTGTTGTTGGATCAACTCTGACTATGATCCAATTCCGATTTTGACATTAAATTCGACTtcaatattgtacatatgttataaaaatatatatttatttatatatttatcatatatatgagtatataactagaacttatatagttaaatttaataatatgctagtatgagctaattattataaaataatatatttatactataatataaatagactaatgattGTTtcgtatatgtaaatatcataatattactaccaagtataatcaagtataaaaataaattagacactaatatttaaataagtctagtataataaattaataatacatatactaatttactaaagtattataacatgtaattagtatatattatatatagtcttaaTTATTGAGTTCTTGCGTTCGACTAAATAGTACTGTCGATTATGGTcgagaaaaaattcaaaaatttgacTCTGAATCTAACTTCGCTCCAGCTTCGACAAAACGGAGTTGGAgtcgagattttttttcttttttttaaattttcagttGGATGCGGAGTTGTTGCTGGATCAACTCTGACTATGATCCAATTCCGATTTTGACATTGAATTCGACTtcaatattgtacatatgttataaaaatgtgtatttatttatatatttatcatatatatgagtatataactagaacttatatagttaaatttaataatatgctagtatgagctaattattataaaataatatatttatactataatataaatagactaatgatagtttcgtatatgtaaatatcatagtattactaccaagtataatcaagtataaaaataaattaaacactagtatttaaataagtctagtataataaattaataacacatatactaatttactaaagtattataacatgtaattagatactagaAAGTCTAGCATATAATTAAGctagaaataagttagaaattagtataacaacatgtaatactaatgtataataacatgtacttagatactaaaaataatatgtaatactatagtatgctaacatgtaattagaagctatagtataagtctaatataaaaataagttagatattagtatagaaataaattagcaataaatgatttagttttagttttaaatgttttgggaaaatttaaaatttgaaaggccccaaatttttttttttaaatggactaaatataaaactacaaaaaagttcaaaactgAAATCCCAAATTTGACTctgctccgactccgactccgagagTCGGATCAGAGCCAAAACAAGTTGGAGTTGAAGTCAGATTTAGGGGAATCTGACTCTAACTAAGTCGGTGCTCAACCTTACTGTCAATGTAATAAGTCAttgaaatcaattttattttaagtaaatcatcactattattaaaatataattagtcgttaatattagtatatagttGGACCCAactaaacttatatatatatatatatatatatatatatgagtaatgctagatacaacaTTAGAATTTGTAAGTCTTGCGtacttcctttgaaaaaaaaaatagaattcatcattaaaacaaattattttttcatgcgagtttaagatttatctattttttttaaaaaaatacgtgGGACGTACATACTTTAAGATttcaaatatcatatataatatatatgtatgtatgtatggtaaCTTACTTTTAGCTCTGAAATGGTGTTTCGATCTAATTGGAGGTAACTCCCAAACAAGTGGCAGGTATCAAGCTATGCCACTTATGGAGGATTCCCCAacatgttttgtattttttttcctaattataATTTGCAGTTAATAATTGTAGGATTTTGGGAGGCATTCTTTCTCAAGAATCCAAGATTGACAAAAGAtttaagctatatatataattataactcTTAATGGTATGATTaagacaaattaattaagtacaTGCAGGAGGCCGTTGGTTGATGGTCAAAACTAGatcagcaatatatatatatatatatatatattagctatatatatatgtgtgtgtgtgtgtgggagATGAATTATGATGATGATCTGGTGCACATGTTAGTTTGGCACattgagttaaaaataaatataaaaatgggATTTGACTAATTTCTGATCATAACGGTCTCATCAAAGTCGTAATATTCCTAATTGTAGTTTAAACGGCTGTTCCATGTGGTCTCATGTGTTTTacgcatctctctctctctactactactactactactctttcatgatcatgatctcatcaaaatatatatatatatctaatatatatatatatatatacatatatatatatacagtcaACTTGGTTTGcacagaaaaagaagaaggaagaagaagaagaagaatattcGATTTTGTTAATGATGATGTAATCGGAAGCATCGATCTAGCTAGTGATTCTCGGTCATATATGCATGTTCCTGATCATTTCTATGGGTAGTCATCATGTTCTCAAAGATATTCATGTTTTCCTAGctagttgatatatatatatatatatatatatattcttgtaatgtttaatatatatttgtatgcagttattatagttataaaagtTAGTTAATACTGTTCATTGGACAGAGTACTAGTTGATACAGCTTAAATATCATCCCCATGATCTTAAAcattaatgatattattattattattagtattatagctcctataaattaatatatatatatatgttttaaacttTGAGCTAGTGATCAGTTAACAAATTAAGTCAATAATGATAGATTAATGGGTCTTTATGTGATCATCATgagtacttaattaatttagaattacaacatatttttctaatatCATTGTATAATTTTCCTGATCAATCGGCCTCATGCTGATGATCTTGAAATGCTAAATTCAGATGAATCTACCTAGTTTCTTCATAAGACAACGTCATAATTACTTAGcatcaggaaaaaaaagataattaatttatgaacttaattagcagctagctagctaggtgggTCACATGCATggaatgttatatataattgcatACTTATAATAATCAcagttaattaaatatatatttaagttaagTTGGGACACTtttaaaatcatgttaattaatggaccatcttatatatatatatactccaaTAATCGATCCAcatcaacaaaaatattattaatatttatgattaCCGGCCTGAGATAATGCCTGCCATATGGCATTTTAACACCTTGATCAtcagaactctctctctctctctctctctctctctctctctctctctctctatattaTTCTAGCTAAAAGAAACATGATGGATAGATAAGATTAGAGACCTACATGATCAGAAATGGCATTAGGTCATGATACTAATTAACAGCTTAATTTGGAGGGACTAGCTCaggataaaatatatatatatatatatatatagatatgaagCAAGTTGATCGAACGTGGAATGTGCATGAATCTTCTTGTAACTAAAACACATGATGATATCCACGTATTTGTGCAGCttcggcaaaaaaaaaaaaaaaaaaaaaaaaaaaaaaaaaaaaaaaaaaaaaaaaaaaaacttgtgagtaattattaattaattagtagagAATTTAGACATAGATCATGATCAAGCTCTTAATTTATCTCCCTTGATAAACAATATAAAATGATTTCctatatcttttctttttatttctgttGGAAGAAAACGCAACAATATTATTGTTTCTTCATGTGATCATCATCCTCGATCTAGGATTTTATAGCTACcatcgtgtgtgtgtgtactcCAGTATTATTTTCAcatgatatctatatatatatataaaattagcaTATGAAATGGTAGAGACTACAGTTGACCAGATCTGTATATATAAGTACTGTTAATTGTATTGACCGCTAGCTCGTTCAAATGATCATTAGTTGTAACGAATTAGTGTACGTACGTGCTTAATTAAAAAACCATGCAGGATCATGATAcaaattacattaataataataataaatattattatatatatgcctcTCTATTTAATAATAATCCAACATTGGGCATTAatcaaattcaataattttaaaaataaatttataagtcaaaataaatatccccataattaataacaaaaatgcAGCATAGAATGTGCATATAtaatgtgcatatatatatatatatataatataatatggacTGGTGTTacttaatgatatatattaacaaCCGGATTTCGTATCGTGAATCGTAAAAATTAATGTGACATGCATGTGTACGTATCAGGACATTGGTTTtgatagttaaaatatatatatatatatatatatatatatatatatatatatatatatatatataaaagaaaactctAGCAAAACCACGTACGTGTCATAATTAAGGACCACCACATGCTCGTCTATAAatccattttttaagaaataataatcgAAACCTGATCACAGGCCTGACAGGCATGCATGGTGGCCGGCCGGCCCGCCTCCCCGCCTCTTTTTCTTCCCAACTAGGAAAGACTCAATTTAATCTGTGAGTGTGTGCTGTAACCATGGAATTAAAGAGGGCGGCACCTAGGATGAAGATCATCGAgcattaatatatacataccacacctaaaaaacttaaatagaaattaataaaaatttataaaatatatatggatattggCCACGGCTCCACATGCATGCAGCGCTTTGGTTGTGCCAGGTGCAATGCCCCTAACCCTAACATGGCATGGATCATGagtaactagctagctagtggtACTACTATTTGGGGGAGATCATGCCTTGATCAGACTTCATTAATTCAAACTGTTTTACCGACCTCATCAACTGAATATTGCCCTTATTCGGAAGTGTTCTATCTGACATGAAAGCAAGGAACCTGGGAATGATGAGATCACCCACATGATTCAAAGCTCATGATCATCAATATCAatgatctaaatatatatatatatatatatattaacaattaatattattggGCTTGATCGATGATCTAGTACTAGTAGTATTGACATTCGAcccttaattcatttttatatataatggatCGATGAACTTCGATTTCCATGCAGCTCAGCAAAACGGCAGGGTTTGGGATAGAAAACAATCAAAGAAGCCATGCCTCCGTTGCTTACTTTATACTCGCAGCACTTCCTACAAACAAATCTATAGAAAACCACTTCACACCTGACCTAGCTATACACAAACTTTCCCAAGATAAAAAACTTATTCCCAATTTATACGCTAACCCTTGAAGGcctgaacaatttttttgagcaaGATCCAATATTATAatgcttaaaatataataatattatacaacaACCAAAAGGCAGCCATAGACTTATAATTTGAGACCGGCTCGCAAAGCTTTTAGCGCATTAactcccctctccctctcacatgCCCCCTCTTGCTCAACACTTCTATTTAAATCCAATCCAATCCAAACCAAAACTCTCACTGCATTCTCTTCTCCAACATTGCAAAGCTCCCTCCTAAGTTTCAAACCTCCTAAAATACAAACGCTCTCTTCCTCATAATCTCCCATATTTTCGCTTTGTGTTCTATTTGAAACTCTTTATTCAACCCACTTTTCTCCCACATAGTGAGAACTAGAATTGTCCCAACCATGGAGAACTTGTTTCGTCTTGCCGATCACGAAAGTTTCTTCTCTCGCAGGTGCATTTGGGTTAACGGTCCAGCTATAATCGGAGCCGGTCCATCTGGGCTAGCCACAGCTGCTTGTCTTAGAGAACAAGGAGTGCCTTTTGTAGTCCTTGAAAGAGCCGTGTGCATAGCATCGTTGTGGCAAAAGCGCACCTATGACAGGCTAAAGCTTCACATTCCAAAGCAATTTTGCCAACTCCCTAAGCTTCCTTTCCCTGAAGACTTCCCTGAATACCCCACAAAGAAACAGTTCATTGACTATCTTGAATTCTATGCCAAGCACTTCGAGATCAACCCACAATTCAACGAGTGCGTTCAGTCTGCCAAGTACGATGAGACTAGCGGATTGTGGCGCGTCAAGACCGTTTTAACAAGCGCTGCTTCGACGCGCACTGAAGTTGAATACATTTGCCGGTGGCTTGTGGTGGCCACAGGCGAAAATGCCGAGTGCGTGATGCCTGATATTGAAGGACTAGCGGAGTTCGGTGGTGAAGTTACGCACGTTTGTGAGTACAAGTCCGGCGAGAAGTTCAAGGGAAAGAAAGTACTAGTTGTGGGGTGTGGCAATTCAGGCATGGAAGTTTCCCTTGATCTTTGCAACCACAATGCCTCTCCATCTTTGGTTTGCCGTAGCTCGGTAAGTAATCCATATAGtacaacaagaaaaaatatctcTTTCCATAAAATTGTGCAAATGGGTTTGGAGTCTTAAGGGTTTTGTTCTGTTTTGGCTATGCAGGTCCATGTCTTGCCAAGAGAAGTTCTTGGAAAATCTACATTTGAATTGGCGGTTTTGATGATGAAATGGCTACCCCTTTGGCTGGTTGACAAGCTGCTGTTGATTTTGGCTTGGTTGGTGCTAGGAAACATTGAAAAGTACGGGCTAAAAAGGCCGGCAGTTGGTCCAATGGAGTACAAGAACACTATGGGGAAAACCCCTGTCCTAGACATTGGCGCATTGGAGAAAGTCAGATCACGTGACATTAAGGTTGTTCCTGGAATCAAGAGGTTTTTACGAGGCCAAGTCGAGCTCGTCAATGGCGAAAAGCTTGATATAGATTCAGTTGTTCTGGCTACTGGATATCGCAGCA harbors:
- the LOC121250476 gene encoding probable indole-3-pyruvate monooxygenase YUCCA8, with translation MENLFRLADHESFFSRRCIWVNGPAIIGAGPSGLATAACLREQGVPFVVLERAVCIASLWQKRTYDRLKLHIPKQFCQLPKLPFPEDFPEYPTKKQFIDYLEFYAKHFEINPQFNECVQSAKYDETSGLWRVKTVLTSAASTRTEVEYICRWLVVATGENAECVMPDIEGLAEFGGEVTHVCEYKSGEKFKGKKVLVVGCGNSGMEVSLDLCNHNASPSLVCRSSVHVLPREVLGKSTFELAVLMMKWLPLWLVDKLLLILAWLVLGNIEKYGLKRPAVGPMEYKNTMGKTPVLDIGALEKVRSRDIKVVPGIKRFLRGQVELVNGEKLDIDSVVLATGYRSNVPSWLQEGEFFSKNGFPKATFPNGWKGNSGLYAVGFARRGLSGASSDAMRIAQDIGQVWKMETKQKKRTTACHRRCISQF